The DNA region CCCGTCGCCAGCGCCTGCGCGGCCAGTGCCGGCGTGTTCAGGCGTCCCTCCGCGATGAACGGCAGGCCCGCCGCGTGCAGGGCCCGCATCAGCGCGAAGTCCGGCCCCGGCTGCTGCGGGCTGTGCGGCGTGTAGCCGCTCATGGTGGTGCCCACGATGTCCGCGCCCGCCGCGTACGCCGCCCGCGCCTCCCCGAGCGTGCTGATGTCGGCCATGGCGAGCGCCCCGGCCCCGTGCGCCGCGCGGACCAGGTCGGCCACCGGGAACGGGCGCGGCAGGTCCGTGCCGTCGAAGGCGACGATGTCCGCGCCGGCCCGCGCGACCTCCTGCACCTCGCCGGGCGTGGCCGTGATGTACACCGGCGACCCCGGCTGCGCCCGTTTGGTCAGCCCGATGACCGGCACGTCGGTCACGGCGCGCACCGCGCGGATGTCCTCGCCGGAGCGCAGGCGCAGGCCGGCCGCGCCGCCCAGCAGCGCCGCGCGGCTCAGGGCGACGATGTGCGTCACGTCGCGCAGGGGGCTACCGTCATCGGCCTGCACGCTCACGATCAGGGTGCCGCGCAGTGCGTTCAGGCGGGACGGCCGCGGGGCATCCGGGAAGGGGGAACGGGTCATGCCGCGAAGTGTACCCAGCCGGCCGGGGCCCTGGTCGAAACCACCCGCGCGTCAGGCGGTCGCGTCCCTGCCGTACCCTGGGCGCGTGACCTTCGAAGCTGACGAGCCGCACGCCGCCGCCCTGAGCCCCGACGCCCTGAACGCCGCCGCGCTGAGCCCCGATGCGCTGAGGGCCGATGCGCTGAGGGCCGGGCGACTGGTGATGGTGGACATCCCCGGCCCCACCCTGGACGGCGACACCGCCGCCTCCCTGCGCCGGCACGGGATCCGCAGCGTGTGCCTGTTCGGGAAGAACGTGGTGGACGCCGACCAGCTGCGGGCGCTGTGCGCGGACCTGCGCGCCGTGATGGGTGAGGACGCCCTGATCGCGCTCGATCACGAGGGCGGCGCGATCCTGCGGCCCACGTTCTGGCCGTTCGCTCCGTCCGCGATGGCGCTCGGCGCGGCGGACGACCCGGACCTGACCCGCCGGGTGAACGAGGCCCTGGCGCGGCAGTTGCGGGCGGTGGGAATCAACTGGAATTTCGCGCCGGTGCTGGACGTGAACGTGAACCCCGCCAACCCGGTGATCGGGGAGCGGGCCTTCGGGTCGCAGGTGGCGCTCGTCACGCGGCACGGCGGGGCCGCGCTCGCCGGGCACGACGCGGCGGGCGTGGCCGCCTGCGTGAAGCATTTCCCCGGGCATGGGGACACGTCGCTCGACAGTCACCACGCGCTGCCGAGCGTGACCCGCTCGCGGGAAGAACTCGACCGGACCGAATTCGCGCCGTTCCGGGCGCTGCTGCCCGGCACGCCGGCCGTGATGACGGCGCACATCGTGTACCCGGCGCTGGACCCGCACGCGCCGGCCACGCTGTCGCGCCCCGTCCTGACGGGTCTGCTGCGCGGCGAGTGGGGATTTGAAGGGGTGATCGTGACGGACTCGATGGGCATGAAGGCCATCGACGACCACTACGGGCGGGGCGAGGCCGGCGTGCTGGCCCTGCAGGCCGGCGCGGACCTCGTGATGGCGCTGGGCCGGCGCGAGGCGCAGGAGGCCACGCTGGACGCCATTGCCCGCGCGCTGGCCGACGGCCGGCTGGACCCGGCGCAGGGACAGGCGAGCGCCGCGCGGCTCTCGGCGCTGGCCCGCCGCTACCCGGCGCAGGCCGACACCACCCTGGACCCGGGTGCCGACGCGCCGCTGTTCGCGCGGGCCTGGGCGCAGGGGCTCACCGCGTACCGGGACCCGGTGGCGCCCACGCCGGGCTCGCGGATCAGGCTGGTCGCGCAGCGGCGCGTGACCCGCGAGAACGTCAGCGAGGCCAGCGTGGACGCCGCCACGCTGGCCGCGGAACTCGCCGGGGTGTACCGGGTGGAGCTGACGGCCTTCGACGATCCGGCCGACCTGGACTGGGCGGCGCTGCAGGCGGAGGGCGTGCCGGTGCTGCTCGCCACGACCGCCCGTCACCGCCAGCCGGCGCTGCGCGGGGTGCGCCCGGACCTGCACCTGGCGCTGTACAACCCCTACGCGGCGCTGGATGTGGACGCCCCGGCCGTCCTGACCTTCGGGTTCCGGCCGGAGGCGCGCGCCGCCCTGCTGGCCTGGCTGCGCGGCGAGGCGCGCGCGCCGGGACGCCTGCCCTTCGGGCACTGACGCGGCGGGTGCTCAGCGCCTCGCCGCGGGGGCGCCGCCCTCCGCCCCCGCAGCGAGGCGCCAGGGGTCGCCTGCACCCGGTCCGGGTGACGAGGCGGGGCGTGGCGTCGGTCGCAGTCGGTCCATGAACCGCCGGGCGGCGGCGGCGGCAGCGTGACCGGCCGGGTCCGGCCGGAACGACAGGCTGAGGCTGCCGTCGGCCAGCACCTTGAAGCTCAGCAGACCCGCGTGACCCGGCACGCTGGCCAGGGTGACGGGCGCGCGCAGCAGGCGGCCCAGCGCGTCCCCCAGGGACGGCAGGCGGCCCTGCCGGTCCGGTGGGGCGCGCAGGGTGATCAGGCCGGCCTGCCGGGCGATCAGACGGACGGGCCGGCAGGCGTCCGGGGCGGGTGACGCGGCGAACTGCACGGGCAGCCACGCCTCGAAGGCCGGGTCCGGCCGGCCGTGCGGGCCGGGCCGGACGGGGCCGCGCAGGTGGAAGGTCAGGACGCGGTTGCCGCTGCGGCGGAGGTCGAAGCGGGTGTCGCTGACGCCGGCGAGGGTCACGCTGTCCAGCAGGCCGGCGGGCAGGTGGCGGCGCAGCGCGGCGTCCACGGCGGCCAGCAGGGCCCCGCGGGTCAGGGTGGCGGTGACGGGCGGGGTGGGGCGGCCGGCCAGGAGGACCAGCACGCCGTTCTGGAAGTCGTTGAAGCTGCCATCCGGCGCGAGGGGCAGCGTGTCGCTGGTCGGGTAGCCGAGCGGGCCGCGTTCCCAGCCGGCGCTGGCCCAGGCGGCGCGCAGGTCGCCGTGGACGGCCATCGGCCCGGTGCGTGGGTGAAGGAACAGGCTGCCCCCCTGGAAGTGACTGAACTGCCCGGCCCGGTCGGCGGTGGGGGTGGGATCACTGACCGGCAGGCCCAGGAGACTGTCCGGGCCGCCGAGGGCGTCGTAGCGCCGGCGGAGGTCGCCGCGGATCTCGTGGACGCCGGTGGCGGGCGAGGCGTACAGGTCCGCGTGCCGGTAGCTGCGGCGGTGGCCCCCCCGCACGGCCTCGCACGGACCGGCGGGCGGGCCGGTGTGGGCGGCGCCGAGGGCCTGCGCGCAGGCGTGCAGGGTGCCGGCGGGATCGGCCGGGTGCAGGGCGGTGTGCTGCACGGTCAGGGTGATGCGGGCGTACTCGTCGCCGCTCTCGTGGCAGCACAGGCGGGTGCGCAGGGTGCGGGTCTCACCGGGGGCCACCTGTCCGCTGAAGGCGGCGCACCCCAGTTCCCGGGCGGGCAGGTCGGGAGGCCGGGCGAGCAGCCGCGCCTCGCCGCTGATCTGGACGGGGCCGGCGGGGGTGAGGGTGAAGGTCACGCTCAGCGTCACCTGCCGGTCGCGGCCACCCAGGCCCCTGAGGTGGTAGGCCGCGTCGGGGCAGGCCGGACCGAGAAGGGTCAGGTCATGCTGGCAGCCGAGCGCGTGGTCCCGGCCGAAGGTCTCGTCGTCCGTGACCTGCAGGTGGGTGGTGTGGGTCAGTTGGGCCTGTGGGTGGTCGGGGGTGTGCGTCGGGCTGGGGGTGTGCATGGTGCCTCCCGGTGGGTGGGTGCATTGAACACGGGCGGGCATGATCGGGCCGTGATCGGTGTCCAGTGTGGGTGGCCGGGTCGGTGGGGGTTCCGCGGGGACGGGCGAGACAGACGGGCTCACCGGCTGATAGATTGAACTGAGTACAAGCCCCATCAACGGCCGTTCCCTCACCCTGCCTTCAGGTTCCGCGCGCCGGCACGGACCCGTGAAGCCCCCCACCCGGAGGACCCCAGTCATGGATTTCACCCTGAACGACGAACAACGCCAGCTGCAGCAACTCGCCCGTGACTTCGCCCGCCGCGAGATCATCCCCATCGCCGCCGAGTACGACCAGAAGGAAGAACTGCCCTGGCAGGTCGTCGAGAAGGCCTTCGAGGTCGGTCTGCTCAACCCCAGCATCCCCGAGCACGCCGGCGGGCTGGGCCTGGGCATGTTCGACGAGTGCCTGATCGGCGAGGAACTCGCGTACGGCTGCATGGGCATCTACACCGTCCTGATGGCCAGCGAACTGGGCATCGCGCCCGTCCTGATCGGCGGAACCGAGGAGCAGCAGCAGCGCTTCCTGACGCCCCTGACCGAGAAGGCCGGCCTGGCCGCCTTCGCGCTGAGCGAACCGAACAACGGCTCGGACGCGGCCAGCATGCACACCACCGCCACCCTCGACGGCGACGAGTGGGTCATCAACGGCACCAAGATGTGGATCAGCAACGGCGGCCTCGCCGAGTTCACGGTCGTGTTCGCCACCACCGACCGCCAGGGCGGCCACCGCGCCACCGTCGCGCTGGTCGTGCCCAAGGACGCGCCGGGCTTCAGCTACAACAAGATCAAGCACAAGATGGGCCAGCGCGCCAGCCTAACCAGCGAACTGGTGTTCGAGAACGTCCGCGTGCCGCGCGCCAACCAGCTCGGCGGGCTGGGCGACGGCTTCAAGATCGCCATGAAGACCCTCGACAAGACCCGCATTCCGGTCGCGGCCGGCTCGGTCGGCATCGCCCGGCGCGCCATGGAAGAAAGCATCAAGTACGCCAAGGACCGCACCGCCTTCGGGAAGCCCATCGCGGAACTGCAGGCCATCCAGTTCAAGCTGGCCGAGATGGCCATGGGCATCGAGACCGGCCGCCTGATGTACCAGAAGGCCGCGTGGCTGGTCGACCAGGGCCTGCCGCACGGCTTCGAGAGTGCCATTGCCAAGGCCTACTGCAGCGAGATGGCCTTCAACGCCGCGAACGAGGGCATTCAGGTGCACGGCGGGTACGGCTACGTCGGCGAGTACCCGGTCGAGAAACTGCTGCGCGACGTGAAACTGAACATGATCTACGAGGGCACCAACGAGATCCAGCGCGTCGTGATCAGCCGCAACCTGCTGAAGTAAAACGGCGGGCACCACGGGGGCGGCCGGGACACACTTCCGGCCGCCCTCCCGCATTCCAGCGCTGCCCGGACGGACTCCGGCAGGAGG from Deinococcus depolymerans includes:
- a CDS encoding acyl-CoA dehydrogenase family protein, whose product is MDFTLNDEQRQLQQLARDFARREIIPIAAEYDQKEELPWQVVEKAFEVGLLNPSIPEHAGGLGLGMFDECLIGEELAYGCMGIYTVLMASELGIAPVLIGGTEEQQQRFLTPLTEKAGLAAFALSEPNNGSDAASMHTTATLDGDEWVINGTKMWISNGGLAEFTVVFATTDRQGGHRATVALVVPKDAPGFSYNKIKHKMGQRASLTSELVFENVRVPRANQLGGLGDGFKIAMKTLDKTRIPVAAGSVGIARRAMEESIKYAKDRTAFGKPIAELQAIQFKLAEMAMGIETGRLMYQKAAWLVDQGLPHGFESAIAKAYCSEMAFNAANEGIQVHGGYGYVGEYPVEKLLRDVKLNMIYEGTNEIQRVVISRNLLK
- a CDS encoding N-acetylmannosamine-6-phosphate 2-epimerase, which translates into the protein MTRSPFPDAPRPSRLNALRGTLIVSVQADDGSPLRDVTHIVALSRAALLGGAAGLRLRSGEDIRAVRAVTDVPVIGLTKRAQPGSPVYITATPGEVQEVARAGADIVAFDGTDLPRPFPVADLVRAAHGAGALAMADISTLGEARAAYAAGADIVGTTMSGYTPHSPQQPGPDFALMRALHAAGLPFIAEGRLNTPALAAQALATGALAVVVGSAITRPDHVTRWFAAALRPDPAQAARAGETS
- the nagZ gene encoding beta-N-acetylhexosaminidase — translated: MTFEADEPHAAALSPDALNAAALSPDALRADALRAGRLVMVDIPGPTLDGDTAASLRRHGIRSVCLFGKNVVDADQLRALCADLRAVMGEDALIALDHEGGAILRPTFWPFAPSAMALGAADDPDLTRRVNEALARQLRAVGINWNFAPVLDVNVNPANPVIGERAFGSQVALVTRHGGAALAGHDAAGVAACVKHFPGHGDTSLDSHHALPSVTRSREELDRTEFAPFRALLPGTPAVMTAHIVYPALDPHAPATLSRPVLTGLLRGEWGFEGVIVTDSMGMKAIDDHYGRGEAGVLALQAGADLVMALGRREAQEATLDAIARALADGRLDPAQGQASAARLSALARRYPAQADTTLDPGADAPLFARAWAQGLTAYRDPVAPTPGSRIRLVAQRRVTRENVSEASVDAATLAAELAGVYRVELTAFDDPADLDWAALQAEGVPVLLATTARHRQPALRGVRPDLHLALYNPYAALDVDAPAVLTFGFRPEARAALLAWLRGEARAPGRLPFGH